GTTATGACATCCCCGTTTTCAAGTCTTTTTGTCCAAACGAGTTTGGGTACGATCCCTTCAGCTGACAGAACAGCCACAAAGGGGGAAGAATTGCGCTTGAGGAATAACCTCTGCTCCTGATACTGAGCAAAGAACGCTTCTCCGGTCGCACCGCCTGCGGGGACGATTTCCCAATCTTGGTCAAATAAGTGTTCCAATATATTCACCTTCTATTGGTCCTTTGTCATGTTTATATCTTCATATAGATGATTATTTTAAAATTGATTGAAATGACATTTTACGAAAAAAAGTTCTTATAAAATAAAAAAGACAGCTATTGGGCAATACAAATCAATAGCCATCTCTTTTGATTTTATCGTCATCTTGTTTATTCGTCAAGCACTGGAATGAACTGTCATCTCACAAACACATAGGAAGATACCGGTTCAAGGGTGATCACTGACTCCTTCAGCTCGTATAGCCCCCCGACGTCTGCAGCGTTTCCGTCTGATAAACAGATCCAGCCTCCCCCTTCCGGAAGGGCATATTCACAACCCTTTGCATCCGCATGAAAGACCATGAAGATGTCATTCCAGGGTCCGTATGGATGCACATTCCTGTAAGAGACGACAACGAGATTCTCAATCTCGTGGGAAACCGACACATGCTGCCTGATGAGTTCACTGCTGTGAAAACGGAAGGCACCGTGGCTTTTACGGATTTGAATCAGCGCTTTCACATACTGAACCACATCGTCATATCTTTCCCTTCTGAGCCAATCAAGCTGATTGATCTCGACCGGGGAATTATAGCTGTTCTCAACCCCTTTTTTCGTCCGGAAGAATTCCTGTCCGGCATGAAGGAAAGGGATGCCTTGTGACAGCAGGACCATGGTCGTCGCCAGTTTATGGCGCAGTCTCAGCGTTTCTTCATCTTCGTTCATGCACGCCTGCATTTTATCCCACAGCGTGTGATTATCATGTGATTCCACATAATTGACAGATTGGGTCGGATCCTTGAACAGTCCCCGCTCCCCTTCTTTCATTCCTACGCTCCCGGTCAGGACGAGTTCGACCTTTTGTTCGAGGTGGCCCTGGCCGAGGGCGAATCCCTTATCGTATAAATTGAATGTGCTTCCCTTGATCGTGTCCCTGAACCAATCATTAAATTGACCGATTCCCGGGAGCTGTTGGGCATTTCGCAAGTTTGCTTTGTGGTGGGGAGGCAGCGGTGTATTCAAATCCCAGCCCTCTCCTATGATGATCGCTCCGGGGAGGCGGGCGTCCACCTCTTTGCGGATCATGTTCATCGTCTCCACATCAAGGATGCCCATCAAATCAAAGCGGAAGCCGTCCACGCCGTATTCGGTCATCCAGTACAGAATCGAATCGACGATGAATTTCCTCGCCATCAGCCGCTCTGAGGCAAAATCGTTCCCTACCCCGGTCCCGTTTGAAGGGAGGCCGTTTTCATCATGGCGGAAATAATATCCCGGAACAAGCTTCTCAAAGGAGGATTCCTCCCTGATGTACACATGGTTATAAACGACGTCCATGATCACCCGGATGTTCTCTTCGTGCAGGCTTTCAATGACCGCCTTTAATTCCTTAATCCGCTCAGCCGGATTTTCAGGATTTAAGCTGTAGCTCCCTTCAGGTGCATTGAAGAACAGCGGGTTGTAACCCCAGTTATAGCTTGTGTCGGACGGGCTGTCGGTCACTCCGCCGAAATCATTCACAGGCAGTAACTCTACATGCGTCACCCCGAGTTCTTTTAAGTAATCAACCCCGGAGCTGTAACCATTCGGTGTCGAAGTCCCCCGTTCTGTGAAGGCACGGTATTTCCCTTTGAACGTCATCCCGCTCTCTTTCTGTGCTGAGAAATCACGGATATTCAATTCGTAGATGACCGCATCTGCCGGGGAATGAAGAGGGGGTAAAGGCTTGTTCTGCTGACCCGGATCCACGATGCACCCCCATTCACTGTCGACTGAGACAGACTTCGCATAGGGATCGACAACTTCCTCCCAAACCAGGTTGATGCAGGGAAGGATCGTATAGGAATATCCCGTGACATCGGTATTCACCTGACATGCCCAGACACCGTTTTCAGTCCGTTCATACGGGTACTGAATCTCTTCTCCGTCCGGGGACCGCAGCTTAAGGCGGACCTCTGTCGCAGTCGGTGCCCACACTTTGAAGATGGTGCGTCCCTCTTGGTATGTAACACCAAGGTCGTTTCCATCGTAGAAATAGCGCTGATCGAATTCTTCTGTACGGATGACGGCACCGATCTGCAGGTCTGTTGTTGTCTGGTGTTCATCTATGATTTCGTAGTGTTCCCCCAATATGACCTTCTCTCCCTGCAGCGTCGTGACATATTTCATCGCGTCATTCAGGGGCGTCTTTTCTTCGATGTGCAGGGCAATCATTTCATCCCCTTTGATCAGGGAGAAATGACTTGATTCTCCCCCATGGTAATCGTAGGGAAGGATCATGGTGATCGTCTGAAAGGTATCCAAGAATGCATCGTACTGCCTGCTTATGACTAACACTTCTGTCACCCACTTCTGTTTAACATTTTCCAACTCAATGGAAGAACATGCACATCCAGTTCCTTTCCTTTCTTCAAAGCCTCCACCGTTTCTCCATCTGCATGGATGGGTACATCCTGATCGGACCGGATCGTGATCCTCTCACCCGTTCCCGAATATACCTCCTTGAAAGCTGTATGTTTCCCTAAGAACACGGAGAGAAAGACAAGGAGTAATTTCCACCGTGACAGTCCATGGACAATGGTGAAGTCCAGCTCACCGTCGGCCGGGGAGGCAAGAGGGGCGATTTTCATCCCTCCGCCGAAATAAGGCTGATTCGAGATCGTCACGAACCATACTTTGTGAAACACTTGTGTCTTTCCGTCTATCGTGCCCGTCACTGTAAAGGGCCGAAAGGTGAGCGCTTCTTTACAGACGAGGATTGGATAAATCAACTGACCGAGTGACCATCTGTTGAGCCATTTCTTGAATGAAGAGAGATTGGCTTTCCGGGCAATTTCCGCATCGAATCCTATTCCTATATTATTCACAAAATGCCCATTTGCTCCGTCATTCAATGAGAAGGCACCCGAATCCAGGTTGACGGTTTCTTTTTCCATGAATCGTTGTTTTATTAAGGTATATGCTTCAGATTTTTTGTTAGGCCAATTATAGCCCCTTGCAAAATCATTGCCACTTCCTGATGGAATATACCCTATCACCACCTGATCAAAACCGATCGCACCCCTGATCAGAGAGTTCATCGTCCCGTCCCCGCCGACTCCGACGACCAGGATCTGCTCATCAGGTGAGCGGGCGACCAGGCGGGAAATAATCGTTTTCACGTCACTTGGATGTTCGGTGATAAACACTTCGTGGGGGATATCGATCTGCTTCCGGAACGCTTCCCAGGAAGACAATGAATGCTGATTCTTCGCTGATGGATTCACAATGAAGATCGTTCTCATGTCAGATTCTCATCTGATGCAGGTGCAGCATTCTCCCACTGAAGCCTTTTGAAGGAAGTGGTCTGACAGTACTCGAGCACCGCTTGAGCAGCCTTCAGCTGCACGCTTTTGATAGGGGATGTGCTGGAACGCTGCTTCTGGAACCACGCTGGATGCTGGCGCTTGTCAAGGAACTGAATCCCTGCAGGTGCCTGTGGATAGTCGATATAACCGTTTCTGCTGATGACAGCCTGATGGATCGGAAGCTCCACGCCTGCATGTCGCATAATCTGATGGATGATCCGCTCCATCCTTTTCAAACCGATGAGCGGGTTCAACACCTTCTTCTCCATGTCTCCCCACTTTTTCAGCCAGAATCTATCCCCTGAACCAAGATAAGCCGTCCCGTCTTCAAACTCCAGGAATGTCAGGCACCAAATCCCTGTCGGCGTGATCAGGATCGTCTCGAGTTCCACTGGCGCGTTTTTGATTTTCAGGATCGGGTTGTAGAGAACGAAGATATTATCCGGGAACCGCTGCAGTAAATAATGAAGCCGCTCGTCATAGTGGTAGCTGTTATCCACGTAGGATTTTTCCATAATCGTCGAACTTGCCCAACGCAATTGGAACTCATATACCATATCGAGAAAAGACAGCTTCAGTTCTTCCTCTGACTGGATGCCATGATTGGTGTCCATCTCGAATTCAATGTCTTCGTCATCAGGTTCTGCAGCCTGAACGTCTGCCTCCTCCTCTTCTTCTTTCTTTTTGAAAAAGGAGAAAAGCTTTTCTTTCATTGTGTTTCTCTCTTCCTCTGACTCTTCGACAGGAAGAGGTTCGGGGAGCTCCCCGGTTTCCCAATGTTGTTTCATTTTTTCCCACTGCTGCTTTTTTAATCGGACAAATTGGGAAGGATATCTATATAAATCGGTTTCATATCGTGAAACATAATCTTGAAGTTTAATCAGCTGTGCCATATGGATCGTTCCTTTCATGACGGTCAATTTGCTGTAACGGGAATGTATATAGCGCTTCGTATTTCGGAAGCCGGTCTAGGTGTGTTTGATATAAAACAATGCTTTGCGGCATAAATGAATGCGATGTTTCAGGAAGGAACGGCTCAAGCCATTCATGGGTGAAAGGCTTGAGCCCGGCCCATTTTCTTCCTACAGTGATATGTGGTGAAAATGGACGCTTGTCAAGCACATACCCCTCTTCCTCACAGGAGTCATACACCCGGTCCCTGAGATGCTGCAACTGCGCCGAGTCCTCTGCCCCCATCCAGAAGATTCTGGGCTGATCACTTTTCCCGAAGGTCCCGAAGCCGTTCAGTGTCAATCGGAAAGCGGGACGGTACACATCCCCCACCTTTTCGACGACCGGACCCAGATCCCCTGCACTTCCAAGGAAGGCGAGTGTGAGATGATAATCTTCGGGATGCACCCATTTCTTGAGGGCTCCTGCAGCCTGCAGCGGCTGCACCTGTTCATTTATCCAGCGTTTCGTTTCTTTCGGCAAAGAAAGCGCAAAGAAGTAGTGGGGGTTCGACATATCATCCGTCCTTTCGATTGTTATTACCATTTTAGCAAAATGTGTCATAAGAGAGAATCACAACCGTGAAATGCAATAAAATTGAAATACAAAGCTAATTTATTTGATAAGCTTTATCTGAATTAGTACAGTAGAAGTAGAAACATTTTCTGAAAGGAAGTTGACGATGAAAGTAGTACAAAATATAGCCGAACTGATCGGGGACACACCCCTTGTTAAATTGAACCGTCTGAATCCAGAAGGCGGAGCCGATGTATATGTGAAATTGGAATTCTACAATCCGAGTAAAAGCGTGAAGGACCGGGCTGCCTACCAGATGATCGTGGAAGCGGAAAAAGCCGGCCACCTGAAGGAAGGATCGACCATCATCGAGCCGACGAGCGGGAATACAGGAATCGGCCTTGCCATGAACGCAGCAGCGAGGGGCTATCGGTCCATCCTCGTGATGCCTGACACGATGACCCAGGAGCGCATCAATCTCCTTAAAGCCTATGGAGCGGAAGTCGTATTGACACCAGGGGATGAAAAAATGCCAGGTGCCATCGAAAAAGCGAAAGAATTGACGAAAGAAATCCCGAACAGCTTCATGCCGATGCAGTTCGAGAATGATGCCAATCCGAATGCACACCGAAAGACGACGGCACTTGAAATCGTGGAAGCGATGAAAGAAATCGGCAAACCGCTGTCAGCCTTTGTCGCGACGGCAGGAACCGGCGGGACGATCACCGGTACTGGCGAAGTGTTGCGGGAGCATTATCCGGACCTTTCCGTACACGTCGTCGAGCCGGCAGGATCCCCGGTCCTTTCTGGAGGGAAGCCAGGAAAGCATAAGCTTGTCGGCACAAGCCCAGGGTTTGTACCTGAGATCCTGAATACAGATGTGTACGATAAAATCCATAAAATCGAAGACGAACAGGCCTATGATATCGCCCGCAGAATGGCGAGCGAAGAAGGGATACTGGTCGGACCGTCTTCAGGTGCTGCCTGCTATGCAGCCATTGAAGTCGCCAAGACGCTGTCACCTGACGATGTGGTCGTCTGCATTGCATGCGATACAGGCGAAAGATACCTGTCGAGCGATCTGTTCCGATTCTGATCGATTTCTCCAAAGAAAAGAGGCTGTGCCATTGTCGGCACAGCCTCTTTTCTTATTTTACATTGTGATAGTGGGTGATGAATTGTTCGGGAGAAGATCTCACGACAAATGTCCAAACCCCTTCAATCGTATGGAGATACAAAAATGTATAGTAAGCGGACAATGCCCTGCTCGTCACATCCATCACGTCTTTGATGACGAATGTCCTTTTAGGCGTGACGATCCGGTCGCTGTATAAATAAAGATACTCCTCTGTCTCCACCGTGATCTGCCGGTTGTCTTCTATCCTTCGCTCAGTCTTCATAAATGGTTGTGAACAAATCAACATCTACTGCCTCCAACTGATTTAACGATTCTTCCTGTTCCTGAACAGGGATTGAAGCTTCTTCGTGACGGTACCCGGTTTCCCGTCACCGACCGCCTGCCCGCCGATCTTGACGACAGGCATCACTTCTGAAGTGGTACTTGCAATAAAGATTTCTTCGGCTCCTAACAATTCAGACACCGTAAACGCCTCTTCCCGGAATGGGATGTCATGTGCCTCACAAAGGTCTTTGATGACTCTCCTTGTAATGCCGTTTAGGATCAGATTCGTAGCAGGATGGGTAAAAATGCTGCCATCCCTGACGATGAACGCATTCGATGACGACCCTTCCGTCACCGTATCCCCCCGGTGGAGGATTGCTTCAAAATGACCTTCTGAAGCCGCTTCTTCCTTTGCAAGGAGATTCCCCAACAGATTCAGGCTCTTAATGTCACAACGCAGCCATCTGATATCTTCTGCAAGCTTCGCAGTGACACCCTGCTCCATCATAGCTGACGGGACAGGGAAGTCTTTCGTATAAGCAACGACACTTCCCGGCACTTTCCCTGAAGGGAAGTGATGCTGGCGGGGAGCAACCCCCCGTGTCACCTGGACATACACAATCCCGTCTTTCACCCCATTCGTCTCGATCAATCGAAGAAGAAGCGAAGTGAACTCCTCCTGGGTATATGGGATGACAAGCTTCATCTTTTCTCCACTTTCATACAGCCGATCCATATGTTCCTTCATGGTGAACGTGTTTCCGCCGTATACCCTGATCACTTCATAGATACCGTCCCCGAATTGGTAGCCACGGTCCTCAATATCGATTTTCGCATCGTCACGTTGTATCAGTTCCCCGTTGACAAAAACTGTGCTCATTCTCTTCTCCCCCTCATGCCTCTTATGCCTGACAAGCTAATTCGTAAATCGCCTGGGCATAAATTGCCGTTGCTTTTAATAGGTCCTCTATAAACATATACTCATCCTTCTGATGGGCAATGTCTTCACGTCCCGGGAACAGGGCACCGAAAGCCACACCTGATTCCAGGCTGCGGGCATACGTCCCTCCGCCGATGCTTAATAATTCACCACGTTCACCGGTTTGTTCCTCATACACCTTTTTCAGCGTTTGGACGAGTTCATCATCCTTTGACACATGGTGAGGCTTGCTGTCAGTGAAGTTCTCGATGGCATATCCATCGATGTTTTCGACGATGCTTTTTCCTTTTTCCATATCAAAAGTTACCGGATAGCGCATGTTCAAGCCAAGGCGTCCGCCTTCAGCTTCTGAATAGCGCAGTTTGCCGACATTGATCGTCAAGTCGCCGGTGATGTCATCGGTATAGCTGACGCCGAGTTCAATCCCCCTTGAATCTTTAAAGAAATGCTTGGCCGTGAAACTGAAGAACTCCTTCCCTTGGGAAGTCAGCGGCAGCTGTGTTAAGAAAGCAGCCAGGAACAGGCCGGCATTCTTCCCGTTGTCAGGCTCCATCCCATGTGAAGATACACCTTCCACTTCAAAAATCAGTTCTCCATTTTCGATATAATAGCTTCCCTTGATCTCTTCTTCCTTCATGAAAATCTCGAAATTCTGCACCCATTTCGTATGATCTTCATCGACGAAAAGAACAGCCTTTGCATAATCAGGCACCATATTGTAGCGTCGGCCCGACTCAAAGGAAAGAACCTTGATGCCGGCATCTGCGTCTTCTGCCGTCTTTTTCTGTACCAGATCATAATCAGCGATCCCTTTTTCCGCATGGATGATCGGGAAATCGGCATCCGGGGCAAAGCCGATCGTCGGCATTTCCTCTTTGCTGAAATAGTGATCCACACATCTCCAGTCGCTTTCTTCATCGGTCCCGATGATCATCCGGACACGCTTAGAAAAGTCAGGGTCAAGATCCTTCACGATTTTCATCGCATAATAAGCAGCCATCGTCGGTCCCTTGTCATCGATCGCCCCACGTGCGTAAATCTTCCCGTCCTTCACTTCACCGCCATACGGATCAACACTCCAACCGTCTCCTTCAGGAACAACATCCACGTGACAAAGGATCCCGAGGAGATCCTTTCCTTCTCCAAACTCAAGATGACCTGCAAGATGGTCCACATTTTTAGGAGTAAAGCCGTCTTTTCCACCTAATGTCAAAAGATAATCAAGCGCTTCTTTCACGCCTTTGCCGAGTGGTGCATCATCGGTGGCATTTTCTTCATCCAGCACGCTTTTGATCTGAAGGAACTTCTGTAAGTCCTTTATCAAATCATCTTTCCGCTTCTCCACTTCGTTCATCCAATTTATACTCATTCGGTTACACCTGCTTCATATGTATTTATTTCACTTATCATTTTATACTGTTTGCCGGTGAAATCCAAACGGAAGAAGCCTGCTGCCCGACAGCCCTCAACCTCAGGAAAAATAAAAAATACATATTTTTAGCATTTTCTTCATATTATAGGAATATAGACACGGATTTACCAACGTTAATTGTTTGTAAATTTGGACAATATTCTAGAATTTTTGTCGGATTAGCGTTACAATATACTTGTCTGACATCTAGAGGATAAACTTTTATGAAGAAAAGGGGTTGTCTAAAGCGCATAGTACATATGGTAGCACGTGAGGTGCACAAACGACGATGTAGTCTTTTGCCTTTGGAAAAATGATGAGGGAGTGGTTTTTTGAAACCTTCAACCAATCGTATGCTAACTAGAATCAAAGCTGTATACATGTACATCAACAAGAAAGGTACTGTAACAACCCAAGATCTTGTAGACGAATTTGGCATTACTCCTCGCACCATACAAAGAGATCTCAACGTGTTAGCGTATAACGACCTCGTAGAAAGCCCAAGCCGTGGTCAATGGACAACGACAGAAAAGAAAGTAAAGATGACATCATAAATGAGAAAAGAGCTCAGTACACCCGCAGCTGAAATAGGGATCTGCTTTTTCGGCTGGTTGGCTGATCCGTCTGCGGAGACTGCTCTGACAAATACAAAGACGAAGGCACCCAATCGGGTGCCTTCGTCTTATTCATTATTCAGGCTTAAATTCCTTCAACAGCGTGACTTCCTCTTCCGTCAATTCCCGGTACTCGCCGAGTGCAAGGTCTTCATCAAGCGCAAGCGGTCCCATCGTCATGCGTTTCAGATAGGTGACACGCTTCCCTACACTTTCGAACATCCTTTTCACCTGATGGAATTTACCCTCGGTGATCGTCAATTCGATTTCTGACGTCAAACCGGATTTTAAAATGGTCAGCTCCCCTGGTTTCGTTTCGTAACCGTCGTCGAGTGTCACCCCGTTCTTGAAGGCTTTCACGTCCGCTTTCGTCACCATTCCGTCAATCACCGCAAAATACGTCTTCGGCACATGCCGTTTCGGTGAAAGCAGCTGATGGGATAACTGACCGTCGTTCGTGATCAGCAGGAATCCTTCTGTATCTTTATCAAGTCTCCCGACCGGGAAAGGGTTGAAAATTTGATCTTCCAATTGAAGTAAATCTATCACCGTTTCCTCCCGGCCATCCTCGGTTGCCGAGATGACCCCTGGCGGCTTATTCATCAGGAGGTAGACGTATTCCCGGTACTCGACCGTTTCACCGTAAAGCATGACCGTATCTTTTTCAGTATCAATGTGGATCTTTCCGTCCTTGACGACGTCTCCATTCACCTGAAGACCGCCGTCCTTTAATAATTTCTTCACTTCTTTTCTGCTGCCGTATCCCATATTGGCAAGCATTTTGTCGATTCTCATATATTAAACCTCCATTATTTATTTTGCAGTTTTTAAAGATTCACTATGACCGCTCTATCAACTATTTCTTATTTAAAACGACAGACTCGAGTGATAGAGCAAGTGCACAGTAAAAAGTAACCCCTTGGAAAAGAAAAAGGGATGATCGGCATCCATCATCCCTTTTTTCATTTATCCGATCCGCAGTTTGCTCCGTATCTTCGTCACCCGGTCCCCGAACAATCTGTCGGCCAGTTTGCTCCGAAGGCTGAGGTAGAAATACACGAGCGCCCCCACTCCGCCGCAGATGGCGACAAGCAGGATGGCCTGGAAACCTGATTCCGGATTGAGGAAGTTGACGAGCACGGCGTACAGCGCCAACACAATGACCGCCATCACCCCGTTCAGGGCGCCGATGAACATCGTCCTCCTGAGGATCAAACCGAATTTGTAATTCGCATATTTCTTGATAACGTACAGGTTAATCAGGATTGCGACTGTATAGCC
The nucleotide sequence above comes from Bacillus sp. KH172YL63. Encoded proteins:
- a CDS encoding diacylglycerol/lipid kinase family protein, translating into MRTIFIVNPSAKNQHSLSSWEAFRKQIDIPHEVFITEHPSDVKTIISRLVARSPDEQILVVGVGGDGTMNSLIRGAIGFDQVVIGYIPSGSGNDFARGYNWPNKKSEAYTLIKQRFMEKETVNLDSGAFSLNDGANGHFVNNIGIGFDAEIARKANLSSFKKWLNRWSLGQLIYPILVCKEALTFRPFTVTGTIDGKTQVFHKVWFVTISNQPYFGGGMKIAPLASPADGELDFTIVHGLSRWKLLLVFLSVFLGKHTAFKEVYSGTGERITIRSDQDVPIHADGETVEALKKGKELDVHVLPLSWKMLNRSG
- the pulA gene encoding type I pullulanase, which gives rise to MLVISRQYDAFLDTFQTITMILPYDYHGGESSHFSLIKGDEMIALHIEEKTPLNDAMKYVTTLQGEKVILGEHYEIIDEHQTTTDLQIGAVIRTEEFDQRYFYDGNDLGVTYQEGRTIFKVWAPTATEVRLKLRSPDGEEIQYPYERTENGVWACQVNTDVTGYSYTILPCINLVWEEVVDPYAKSVSVDSEWGCIVDPGQQNKPLPPLHSPADAVIYELNIRDFSAQKESGMTFKGKYRAFTERGTSTPNGYSSGVDYLKELGVTHVELLPVNDFGGVTDSPSDTSYNWGYNPLFFNAPEGSYSLNPENPAERIKELKAVIESLHEENIRVIMDVVYNHVYIREESSFEKLVPGYYFRHDENGLPSNGTGVGNDFASERLMARKFIVDSILYWMTEYGVDGFRFDLMGILDVETMNMIRKEVDARLPGAIIIGEGWDLNTPLPPHHKANLRNAQQLPGIGQFNDWFRDTIKGSTFNLYDKGFALGQGHLEQKVELVLTGSVGMKEGERGLFKDPTQSVNYVESHDNHTLWDKMQACMNEDEETLRLRHKLATTMVLLSQGIPFLHAGQEFFRTKKGVENSYNSPVEINQLDWLRRERYDDVVQYVKALIQIRKSHGAFRFHSSELIRQHVSVSHEIENLVVVSYRNVHPYGPWNDIFMVFHADAKGCEYALPEGGGWICLSDGNAADVGGLYELKESVITLEPVSSYVFVR
- a CDS encoding nuclease-related domain-containing protein, which encodes MKQHWETGELPEPLPVEESEEERNTMKEKLFSFFKKKEEEEEADVQAAEPDDEDIEFEMDTNHGIQSEEELKLSFLDMVYEFQLRWASSTIMEKSYVDNSYHYDERLHYLLQRFPDNIFVLYNPILKIKNAPVELETILITPTGIWCLTFLEFEDGTAYLGSGDRFWLKKWGDMEKKVLNPLIGLKRMERIIHQIMRHAGVELPIHQAVISRNGYIDYPQAPAGIQFLDKRQHPAWFQKQRSSTSPIKSVQLKAAQAVLEYCQTTSFKRLQWENAAPASDENLT
- the dat gene encoding D-amino-acid transaminase, encoding MSTVFVNGELIQRDDAKIDIEDRGYQFGDGIYEVIRVYGGNTFTMKEHMDRLYESGEKMKLVIPYTQEEFTSLLLRLIETNGVKDGIVYVQVTRGVAPRQHHFPSGKVPGSVVAYTKDFPVPSAMMEQGVTAKLAEDIRWLRCDIKSLNLLGNLLAKEEAASEGHFEAILHRGDTVTEGSSSNAFIVRDGSIFTHPATNLILNGITRRVIKDLCEAHDIPFREEAFTVSELLGAEEIFIASTTSEVMPVVKIGGQAVGDGKPGTVTKKLQSLFRNRKNR
- the thpR gene encoding RNA 2',3'-cyclic phosphodiesterase, with the protein product MSNPHYFFALSLPKETKRWINEQVQPLQAAGALKKWVHPEDYHLTLAFLGSAGDLGPVVEKVGDVYRPAFRLTLNGFGTFGKSDQPRIFWMGAEDSAQLQHLRDRVYDSCEEEGYVLDKRPFSPHITVGRKWAGLKPFTHEWLEPFLPETSHSFMPQSIVLYQTHLDRLPKYEALYTFPLQQIDRHERNDPYGTAD
- the cysK gene encoding cysteine synthase A, giving the protein MKVVQNIAELIGDTPLVKLNRLNPEGGADVYVKLEFYNPSKSVKDRAAYQMIVEAEKAGHLKEGSTIIEPTSGNTGIGLAMNAAARGYRSILVMPDTMTQERINLLKAYGAEVVLTPGDEKMPGAIEKAKELTKEIPNSFMPMQFENDANPNAHRKTTALEIVEAMKEIGKPLSAFVATAGTGGTITGTGEVLREHYPDLSVHVVEPAGSPVLSGGKPGKHKLVGTSPGFVPEILNTDVYDKIHKIEDEQAYDIARRMASEEGILVGPSSGAACYAAIEVAKTLSPDDVVVCIACDTGERYLSSDLFRF
- a CDS encoding pseudouridine synthase — its product is MRIDKMLANMGYGSRKEVKKLLKDGGLQVNGDVVKDGKIHIDTEKDTVMLYGETVEYREYVYLLMNKPPGVISATEDGREETVIDLLQLEDQIFNPFPVGRLDKDTEGFLLITNDGQLSHQLLSPKRHVPKTYFAVIDGMVTKADVKAFKNGVTLDDGYETKPGELTILKSGLTSEIELTITEGKFHQVKRMFESVGKRVTYLKRMTMGPLALDEDLALGEYRELTEEEVTLLKEFKPE
- the pepV gene encoding dipeptidase PepV, which translates into the protein MSINWMNEVEKRKDDLIKDLQKFLQIKSVLDEENATDDAPLGKGVKEALDYLLTLGGKDGFTPKNVDHLAGHLEFGEGKDLLGILCHVDVVPEGDGWSVDPYGGEVKDGKIYARGAIDDKGPTMAAYYAMKIVKDLDPDFSKRVRMIIGTDEESDWRCVDHYFSKEEMPTIGFAPDADFPIIHAEKGIADYDLVQKKTAEDADAGIKVLSFESGRRYNMVPDYAKAVLFVDEDHTKWVQNFEIFMKEEEIKGSYYIENGELIFEVEGVSSHGMEPDNGKNAGLFLAAFLTQLPLTSQGKEFFSFTAKHFFKDSRGIELGVSYTDDITGDLTINVGKLRYSEAEGGRLGLNMRYPVTFDMEKGKSIVENIDGYAIENFTDSKPHHVSKDDELVQTLKKVYEEQTGERGELLSIGGGTYARSLESGVAFGALFPGREDIAHQKDEYMFIEDLLKATAIYAQAIYELACQA
- a CDS encoding DeoR family transcriptional regulator, translating into MKPSTNRMLTRIKAVYMYINKKGTVTTQDLVDEFGITPRTIQRDLNVLAYNDLVESPSRGQWTTTEKKVKMTS